GACAGATGAAAAATCTGATAATTTAGCAACTGTTTTATTTGGTGGAACCCGCAAAGATGATGATGGTGAGCAAAGCAATTTGATTATTGACGATGTTATCAGCACTCAACCTATTCAATCTGAACTCAGAGATGGGGTAAAAATTGATAGCATTACTCGTACAGCAGAAGATAAAAAGAAATATGACTTAGAATTACTGCAAGCGGGAACAGAGTTTTCTTTGTGTTTTGAATTGTTGATTGAGAAAGATAGTAATGAAACTGAGTTACGCAAAGGATTAGCGATCGCACTTTCCGGCTTACAAAATCATGAAATCAGCCTTGGTATGAAAAAACGCCGGGGTTTTGGTCGCTGTCATGTCAAAGAATGGCAGGTTTGGAATTTTGATCTAACGGATGCAGGCGATCGCACAGCTTGGTTGCTCTTTGATCGTGAATGCACTAACAAGCAACCCGTTATTACGAATAAAATCACTGATGCTTTGGGTGTGGTATTAGATGAGAAGGAAGATCAGCGCGATCGCTTCACCATCAACGCCACATTTACCCTCGCCAGTCCCTTACTTATTCGTTCAGGTCAAGCTGAAACGGGACGCGCACCTGATGTTGTACATTTAAAATCTTACCGAATAATTAATCAACAAATTAAATGGCTGTTTGATCGAGCTATCCAGATTCTAGGTGAGTTGCCATCAGAAATAGATTTATGGAGTTCTGAAAATTGGGAATTATTCTTTTTTGCACATAATCTTCTAAAAGCAAAAGTCTTAACGTCTGTTCTCTCTGGTACAAGTTTAGCAGGAGTATTGCGACATCGTGCCGAACGGATTGCAAAAACGCTTCAGTGTTCATTTGGTCAAAACCCAAAATGTGATAAAGAACCAGAAATTATCAAATCTATTTTTGGTCATGTTGAAAACAAGCGATCGCAAGCAAGCCGTCTAATTGTCCATGAGAGTACCATCAATCATACAACTGACTTAGTACAAACTCGCATTGCTATTGATCGCTTTACTGGAGGTGCTTATCACGGTGCATTATTTCAGGAACAACCTATTTTTGCAAATCATAAAACAGAGCTAAAATTAGAAATAGAATTACGCAACCCTATAGAACACGAAATAGGCTTACTGTTACTACTACTTAAAGATCTGTGGACAGAAGATTTACCCGTTGGCGGTTCTAGTAGTATTGGGAGAGGACGGCTGAAGGGAAAACAGGCTACGATAAAGTGGAAAGATTCAACCTGGGAGATTAAACAAAATCGTGATAATTCCCTTGAAATAACTCCAGAAAGTGACAAAGAAAAACTACGAAACTATGTATCAGAACTGGTAAAATATATTAAGGATAACAATAATAATGAGCCAAGCAATTCTTAAAACTCCTGAAATTTTAACTAAAATTTGGCAACCGATGAGTTGGCAAGTTTTCAACAGTTAGAGAATCAACCTGAATATAAAAAATGAGGTAAATCAATGAATAAACCCATTTGTAAGAATATCGATGATGTTAGCAAAATTGAGAGCAATTTAAAAGGATGGTTAGAAGAAAAAGCGAAAGATTATCATCTTCAATACTTACTGGCTCATGCTGATGATGGAGTTATTTGGGGACGATTTGAAACCGATGGAACACTAATTACTCAAACTGAACCACAAGATTTATTTCCACAAAATAATTTTGCTAAACTCAGATGGTTAACGCTTCAGCAATGCCGAATATTTAGTAAAACTTCTGAGATTATGCTTTGGAAAGTGAATGGTCAACCCCAAAGCCGTT
The sequence above is drawn from the Planktothrix serta PCC 8927 genome and encodes:
- a CDS encoding RAMP superfamily CRISPR-associated protein: MTATKEQPTIDNRSIRKQRHIIRRIVIRGTLILDTPTCLASGDADSPTDLPLLRDSISDHALLTGSSIAGALRNYLQEREHGYLTDEKSDNLATVLFGGTRKDDDGEQSNLIIDDVISTQPIQSELRDGVKIDSITRTAEDKKKYDLELLQAGTEFSLCFELLIEKDSNETELRKGLAIALSGLQNHEISLGMKKRRGFGRCHVKEWQVWNFDLTDAGDRTAWLLFDRECTNKQPVITNKITDALGVVLDEKEDQRDRFTINATFTLASPLLIRSGQAETGRAPDVVHLKSYRIINQQIKWLFDRAIQILGELPSEIDLWSSENWELFFFAHNLLKAKVLTSVLSGTSLAGVLRHRAERIAKTLQCSFGQNPKCDKEPEIIKSIFGHVENKRSQASRLIVHESTINHTTDLVQTRIAIDRFTGGAYHGALFQEQPIFANHKTELKLEIELRNPIEHEIGLLLLLLKDLWTEDLPVGGSSSIGRGRLKGKQATIKWKDSTWEIKQNRDNSLEITPESDKEKLRNYVSELVKYIKDNNNNEPSNS
- the csx19 gene encoding type III-D CRISPR-associated protein Csx19, coding for MNKPICKNIDDVSKIESNLKGWLEEKAKDYHLQYLLAHADDGVIWGRFETDGTLITQTEPQDLFPQNNFAKLRWLTLQQCRIFSKTSEIMLWKVNGQPQSRLIIEPEGTDSICESQILWGTHGQKDEENGFTLLWDGQQGLRHAVPFTDIELESDHKLKNRVRLEVHHYIDDDNSSGVARIYLSRLVDLESVKI